The following are encoded together in the Pectobacterium punjabense genome:
- a CDS encoding YfcZ/YiiS family protein, whose translation MTNVINKCSAEETAACCCVDVGTIMDNTDCTASYSKVFSDRSDAEATLATLTAKARAVESEPCDIASTLEEVDGGVKLDIDFTFSCQAETMIFQLGLR comes from the coding sequence ATGACGAACGTAATCAATAAATGCAGTGCTGAAGAAACCGCAGCCTGCTGCTGTGTCGATGTCGGCACAATCATGGATAATACAGATTGCACGGCGTCTTACAGTAAAGTGTTCAGCGATCGTTCTGATGCGGAGGCGACACTCGCCACTCTGACGGCAAAAGCGCGTGCGGTGGAGTCTGAACCTTGCGACATCGCCAGCACGCTGGAGGAGGTAGACGGTGGTGTTAAATTGGACATCGATTTTACATTCAGCTGCCAGGCTGAAACAATGATTTTCCAGCTAGGCCTGCGTTAA
- the fadL gene encoding long-chain fatty acid transporter FadL codes for MSQKNLFKQSTIAVAVALFSANVSAAGFQLNEYSSSGLGRAFSGEGAVADNAASGSRNPATMTMFDRPSFSGGVTYINPDIDVSGSNRLTGNDASAKNIAPHAWVPNLHFIMPLNEQWAIGASATTNYGLATEFNDSYAAGSIGGKTDLLTSNLNLSAAYRLNQHFSFGLGVNAVYADAKITRHLGDLSTALPRTTEIAKLEGKEWGYGWNAGILYEIDENNRVGLTYRSKVDIDFNGDYSNQLPAGPGALNGATVPGKLTLNLPEMWEASAYHRVAPKWAVHYSLTYTSWSQFQELKATGNSGNTLFQKEENFRDAYRIALGTTYYHDDNWTFRSGIAFDDSPVPADRRSISIPDQDRFWLSAGTTYAFNKDASVDVGVSYMHGKSVTINERAPGAFNAVQYDFTSKGKAWLYGVNFNYAF; via the coding sequence ATGAGCCAGAAAAACCTGTTCAAACAATCCACAATTGCTGTTGCGGTGGCCCTGTTTTCAGCAAATGTGTCCGCGGCTGGTTTCCAGCTAAATGAATACTCATCATCGGGTCTGGGACGCGCGTTTTCTGGTGAAGGTGCCGTAGCCGACAACGCGGCCTCAGGTAGCCGTAACCCGGCAACCATGACCATGTTTGACCGTCCTTCATTTTCCGGTGGCGTCACTTACATCAACCCAGATATTGATGTCAGCGGTTCAAACCGACTGACAGGAAATGATGCTAGCGCCAAAAATATCGCGCCACATGCCTGGGTACCGAACCTGCATTTCATCATGCCGCTTAACGAACAGTGGGCAATTGGCGCGTCTGCCACCACCAACTACGGTCTGGCAACGGAATTCAATGACAGCTATGCAGCAGGTTCTATCGGCGGAAAAACCGACCTGTTGACGTCAAACCTGAACCTGAGCGCAGCCTATCGTCTGAACCAGCATTTCAGCTTTGGTCTGGGTGTTAACGCCGTCTATGCCGATGCCAAAATTACGCGTCATCTCGGCGATCTCAGTACAGCACTGCCGCGCACCACTGAGATAGCGAAATTAGAAGGCAAAGAATGGGGCTATGGTTGGAATGCCGGCATCCTGTACGAAATCGATGAAAACAACCGCGTCGGCCTGACTTATCGTTCTAAAGTCGATATCGACTTTAACGGCGATTACAGCAACCAACTGCCCGCTGGGCCAGGTGCCCTCAATGGTGCGACCGTTCCAGGTAAGCTGACTCTCAATCTGCCGGAAATGTGGGAAGCCTCTGCCTATCACCGCGTGGCACCAAAATGGGCGGTGCACTACAGCCTGACTTATACCAGTTGGAGCCAGTTCCAAGAGCTGAAAGCAACAGGTAATAGCGGTAACACACTGTTCCAGAAAGAAGAAAACTTCCGTGATGCTTACCGTATCGCACTCGGCACCACCTATTATCACGACGATAACTGGACGTTCCGTAGCGGTATCGCGTTTGATGACAGCCCAGTACCAGCCGACAGACGTTCTATCTCCATCCCGGATCAAGATCGTTTCTGGTTGAGCGCAGGCACAACCTATGCATTTAACAAAGACGCGTCGGTTGACGTTGGCGTGTCCTACATGCATGGCAAGAGCGTGACTATCAACGAACGTGCGCCGGGTGCCTTCAATGCTGTCCAATATGACTTTACTTCTAAAGGTAAAGCATGGTTGTACGGCGTGAACTTCAACTATGCGTTCTAA
- the mqo gene encoding malate dehydrogenase (quinone), whose protein sequence is MKKLLAMFFCLTVVVSTPLAMAEDAKTTEKTTDVVLIGGGIMSSTLGVYLQELQPDWSIDMVERMDNVAEESSNGWNNAGTGHSAFMELNYTPDNPDGPINISKALEITEAFEVSRQFWSYQVKNGVLNNPHAFINSVPHISFVWGDENTAFLKHRYDAMQHSTLYRGMEFSDDPNTIKEWAPLVMEGRDPAQKIAATRMPIGTDVNYGEITRQLVGAMKTKSNFALHLNSEVRDIKRNADNSWSVTYADLKNGEKESVIKAKFVFIGAGGAALQLLQKTGIPEADLYGGFPVGGEFLVTENPEIVKRHMAKVYGKASVGAPPMSVPHLDTRIFDGKPVLLFGPFATFSSKFLKNGSLWDLIGSVTFSNVMPMTHVGLDNFDLVKYLVGQVMMDDDDRFASLQEYFPNAKKEDWRLAIAGQRVQIIKKDDDKGGVLKLGTEIVSSQDGSIAALLGASPGASTAAPIMLSLLQKVFKDKVATPEWQSKLKEIVPSYGQKLDGNIEMTNKIRRYTSSTLDLDYIEVKPE, encoded by the coding sequence ATGAAAAAACTACTTGCTATGTTCTTCTGCCTGACCGTGGTGGTGAGCACCCCACTGGCGATGGCTGAAGATGCTAAAACGACAGAGAAGACAACGGATGTGGTACTGATCGGCGGGGGGATTATGAGCTCTACGCTGGGCGTGTATCTACAAGAGCTACAGCCAGATTGGTCTATCGACATGGTTGAGCGTATGGATAACGTGGCGGAAGAGAGCTCTAACGGCTGGAATAATGCCGGTACGGGCCACTCGGCCTTCATGGAGCTAAACTACACGCCGGATAATCCCGACGGCCCAATCAATATCAGCAAAGCGCTGGAAATTACCGAAGCGTTTGAAGTCTCGCGCCAGTTTTGGTCTTATCAGGTGAAAAATGGCGTGCTGAATAATCCGCACGCTTTCATTAACAGTGTGCCGCATATCAGCTTTGTCTGGGGCGACGAAAACACCGCGTTCCTGAAACACCGCTATGATGCGATGCAGCACAGTACGCTGTACCGTGGCATGGAGTTCTCTGACGATCCAAATACGATCAAAGAGTGGGCTCCGTTGGTGATGGAAGGTCGCGATCCTGCTCAAAAAATTGCAGCAACCCGTATGCCTATCGGTACTGACGTGAACTACGGTGAAATCACGCGTCAGTTAGTTGGTGCGATGAAAACCAAGTCCAACTTTGCGCTGCATCTGAATTCAGAAGTGCGTGATATCAAGCGTAATGCAGACAACAGCTGGAGCGTGACTTACGCCGATCTGAAGAACGGCGAAAAAGAGAGCGTGATTAAGGCAAAATTCGTCTTTATCGGTGCGGGTGGGGCGGCACTACAATTGTTGCAGAAAACCGGTATTCCTGAGGCCGATTTGTACGGCGGCTTCCCGGTTGGTGGTGAATTCCTGGTGACAGAAAACCCGGAAATCGTGAAGCGCCACATGGCAAAAGTGTACGGCAAAGCCTCTGTGGGGGCGCCACCGATGTCCGTTCCTCATCTGGATACGCGTATTTTTGACGGCAAGCCAGTCTTGCTGTTTGGGCCATTTGCCACTTTTTCCAGTAAATTCCTGAAAAATGGTTCGCTGTGGGATCTGATCGGTTCTGTGACCTTCTCCAACGTAATGCCGATGACGCACGTCGGTCTGGATAACTTCGATCTGGTGAAATATCTGGTCGGTCAGGTCATGATGGATGATGACGATCGCTTCGCTTCATTGCAGGAATACTTCCCGAACGCGAAGAAAGAAGATTGGAGACTGGCGATTGCAGGCCAGCGCGTTCAGATTATCAAGAAAGATGATGATAAAGGTGGCGTGCTGAAGTTGGGTACTGAGATCGTCAGCTCACAGGATGGTTCGATTGCCGCTCTGCTGGGGGCTTCTCCGGGCGCGTCAACCGCAGCGCCGATTATGCTGAGCCTGCTGCAAAAAGTGTTTAAAGATAAAGTGGCGACGCCAGAATGGCAAAGCAAGCTGAAAGAGATTGTTCCGTCTTATGGTCAGAAGCTGGACGGTAATATTGAAATGACCAATAAAATCCGTCGCTACACCAGCAGCACGCTGGATCTGGATTATATTGAGGTTAAACCTGAGTAA
- the mlaA gene encoding phospholipid-binding lipoprotein MlaA, giving the protein MNYRLSGVVFASVLLIGCASSGDRAQEGRSDPLEGFNRTMFNFNYDVLDPYLVRPAAVAWRDYVPKPARNGLGNFFSNLEEPATMVNYFIEGKPYKAMIHFNRFFLNSLLGMGGLIDVASMANPKLAKEESRRFGSTLGNYGVGYGPYLVVPGYGSATLREDGGDVVDTLYPMLSYLTFWMSAGKWAIEGLETRAQLLDSDGLLRNSSDPYLMMREAYFQRHDFLASDGQITPQQNPNAAAIEDSLDEIDSAN; this is encoded by the coding sequence ATGAATTACCGCCTGAGTGGGGTGGTGTTTGCCAGCGTGTTACTGATCGGCTGCGCCAGTTCCGGGGATCGCGCTCAAGAAGGACGTTCTGATCCACTTGAAGGCTTTAACCGTACCATGTTCAACTTCAATTACGACGTCCTAGATCCTTATCTGGTTCGTCCGGCCGCTGTTGCCTGGCGCGATTATGTGCCGAAGCCCGCGCGCAATGGGCTGGGGAACTTCTTCAGTAACCTGGAAGAGCCAGCGACGATGGTAAACTATTTCATTGAAGGCAAGCCGTATAAAGCGATGATTCACTTTAACCGCTTCTTCCTGAATAGCTTGCTTGGGATGGGCGGTCTGATTGATGTCGCGTCGATGGCTAATCCTAAATTGGCGAAAGAAGAGTCTCGTCGTTTTGGTAGCACATTGGGTAATTATGGCGTGGGCTATGGACCTTATTTGGTCGTGCCGGGCTACGGCAGTGCTACCCTGCGTGAAGATGGCGGTGATGTTGTGGATACGCTGTATCCGATGCTGAGCTATCTGACGTTCTGGATGTCTGCGGGTAAGTGGGCTATCGAGGGACTAGAAACGCGAGCGCAATTGTTGGATTCCGATGGTCTGCTGCGTAACTCTTCCGATCCGTATCTGATGATGCGTGAAGCCTACTTCCAACGGCATGATTTCCTTGCCAGCGATGGGCAAATCACCCCGCAGCAGAATCCGAATGCCGCTGCGATTGAAGACTCGCTCGACGAGATTGATTCAGCGAACTAG
- a CDS encoding cupin domain-containing protein, giving the protein MISKDNAEHYVWGDSCDGWYLVKRQDMSIIHERMPSGTREKRHYHSESRQFFFVLSGTLTIELEGSEHIINKHQGVEIPPGTRHQAKNESDNDVDFIVVSHPTTRGDRIDLL; this is encoded by the coding sequence ATGATTTCGAAGGATAACGCAGAGCACTACGTTTGGGGAGATAGTTGTGATGGATGGTATCTCGTCAAAAGACAGGATATGAGTATTATTCATGAAAGGATGCCATCAGGAACTAGGGAAAAACGTCATTATCACTCAGAATCGAGGCAGTTCTTCTTTGTGCTCTCTGGAACCCTGACCATTGAATTAGAAGGTTCAGAGCACATAATCAATAAACATCAAGGCGTTGAAATTCCTCCGGGCACAAGGCATCAGGCCAAAAATGAATCAGATAATGATGTTGATTTCATTGTGGTATCACACCCTACGACTCGGGGAGACCGTATCGACCTTCTATAA
- a CDS encoding lysozyme inhibitor LprI family protein — MIKIIIKSLLLIIVSSHYVNANNLVCRSPLVMQSLIKEDQEKAQPISDRVSLETIKKIEFEYDIIITKLKTKNNLSCFGKAKIKIPSTVLDFLKYYPLMDNGDPQAKSIYLLNIPPHKKEAEYIVVDRVYYNVHIADNQQETNIMYPHDEAVSRTLYGLAWLQENAARLEDQSPRFKYKKAIIEFTEADNALNIYWSNLPDYIKGQMKEDARQWIKNKNKKCGAIKSISNQSHSLEDQTKIYTCQQQMTRERLVQLGLTENKDKR, encoded by the coding sequence ATGATAAAAATCATAATAAAATCTCTATTATTGATAATAGTTTCATCACACTATGTTAATGCAAATAACCTTGTGTGCCGTAGTCCTCTCGTCATGCAGTCGTTAATCAAAGAAGATCAAGAGAAAGCACAACCCATCAGCGATCGTGTATCTTTAGAGACAATTAAAAAAATTGAATTTGAATATGACATCATTATCACAAAACTTAAAACAAAAAATAATCTAAGCTGCTTTGGCAAAGCCAAGATAAAAATCCCATCCACTGTGTTAGATTTTTTAAAATACTATCCGCTTATGGATAATGGAGATCCTCAAGCAAAAAGCATTTATCTTCTCAATATCCCCCCCCACAAAAAAGAAGCTGAATACATCGTAGTAGACCGTGTTTATTATAATGTTCATATTGCTGATAATCAGCAAGAAACCAATATTATGTATCCACATGATGAGGCAGTCTCGCGCACACTTTATGGCTTGGCCTGGTTACAAGAAAATGCAGCAAGGCTGGAAGATCAATCACCACGTTTTAAATATAAAAAAGCAATCATAGAGTTCACTGAGGCTGATAATGCATTAAATATTTATTGGAGTAACCTACCCGACTATATTAAAGGGCAGATGAAAGAGGATGCACGGCAGTGGATAAAAAATAAAAATAAAAAATGCGGGGCAATAAAATCCATCTCAAATCAAAGCCACTCTCTGGAAGATCAGACAAAAATTTATACCTGCCAACAACAAATGACTAGGGAAAGGCTGGTACAGCTTGGGTTGACTGAAAACAAGGACAAGAGATGA
- a CDS encoding Lrp/AsnC family transcriptional regulator: protein MKINKDDIKPKAIPTRDIDATDRRLLRELVDDATLSYAELGEKVALSAPAAHERVKRLRRDGVIRKTAALLDPVAIKKNLLAFVHVDTSGWGVSSELMEITRNSDVEEVHSVAGDAALILKIRTEDAQSLEKLLFQLYAVPGVSSTRSYIVLSTYLERPVQPSDS from the coding sequence ATGAAAATAAATAAAGATGATATTAAGCCAAAAGCCATTCCTACACGGGATATTGATGCCACAGACAGAAGATTATTAAGAGAACTGGTCGACGATGCTACGCTGAGCTATGCCGAACTAGGGGAAAAAGTCGCGCTTTCGGCTCCTGCCGCCCATGAACGGGTGAAACGGCTTCGGCGCGACGGTGTGATACGGAAAACGGCTGCGCTGCTCGATCCTGTCGCGATAAAAAAGAACCTTCTGGCATTTGTGCACGTTGATACTAGCGGTTGGGGCGTGTCATCAGAACTGATGGAGATAACGCGTAATTCTGATGTTGAAGAGGTGCATTCGGTTGCTGGCGATGCAGCACTGATCCTCAAGATTCGTACGGAAGACGCGCAGTCGCTGGAAAAGCTCCTGTTTCAGCTTTACGCGGTGCCTGGTGTTAGCTCAACACGATCTTACATTGTGTTGTCGACCTATCTTGAGCGCCCTGTACAGCCGAGCGATAGCTGA
- a CDS encoding MFS transporter, with amino-acid sequence MSPHQHAEHHANSCTLRVPGAAYVLTFCIGVIGSNSLLMGPIAPELAASFKSVTQSVMLASAAFGLGTALSALFLARYIDRFGAFRMLKNAMMLLVVALLSSAVASSVEWLIASQLIAGIASGVAIPAIYTTAAAIAPKGLESKTTGVVLTGWTLSLVAGVSLASILAEQFHWRIVYLGIGGLAVLAIVILSRLSNRDENVIQVSSSPLAALSVPGVKPLLAACGGFMTAFYGVYGYLGDYLYHGLHQPLSANGLIALCYGIGFGSAAFLDAMISKVNSRVAMPASFLTVAAVYLIFALSGNNLSTVCVLMLFLGTANHLCVNLLITGLNTTDASKRGAIMGLNSAVTYLAVFAGNTFFGALYQHWGYTTVLYTAVGFVVISILFTLQIKETTNL; translated from the coding sequence ATGTCACCACATCAACATGCCGAACATCATGCGAATTCGTGCACGCTTCGTGTTCCTGGCGCGGCTTATGTCCTGACGTTCTGCATCGGCGTGATTGGATCAAATTCGTTACTCATGGGCCCCATCGCTCCCGAGCTTGCCGCATCATTTAAGAGCGTCACACAGTCAGTCATGCTGGCCTCAGCTGCGTTTGGTCTGGGAACCGCGCTAAGTGCTCTGTTTCTGGCACGATACATCGATCGGTTCGGTGCCTTTAGGATGTTGAAGAACGCGATGATGCTGCTGGTTGTCGCCTTGCTTTCCAGTGCGGTTGCTTCTTCCGTTGAATGGCTGATAGCCAGCCAGCTTATTGCAGGTATTGCATCCGGCGTAGCGATTCCCGCGATTTACACCACCGCTGCGGCAATCGCTCCCAAGGGGCTGGAAAGTAAAACAACGGGTGTTGTTCTTACCGGCTGGACATTAAGCCTTGTTGCCGGTGTTTCACTCGCGTCGATTCTGGCAGAGCAGTTTCACTGGCGCATCGTTTATCTCGGGATCGGTGGGCTCGCCGTTTTGGCTATCGTCATCCTTTCCCGTTTGAGCAATCGAGATGAAAACGTCATTCAGGTTTCATCATCTCCCCTGGCAGCACTCAGCGTGCCCGGTGTGAAACCGTTATTAGCGGCATGCGGCGGATTCATGACCGCCTTTTATGGGGTTTATGGCTATCTGGGCGACTATCTGTACCACGGACTGCACCAGCCGTTGAGTGCTAACGGCCTGATCGCACTTTGCTACGGTATCGGCTTTGGTTCCGCAGCTTTTCTGGATGCTATGATAAGTAAAGTGAATAGCAGAGTAGCTATGCCAGCCTCATTTCTTACGGTTGCGGCGGTGTACCTTATTTTCGCGCTGTCAGGAAATAACTTATCAACGGTATGCGTGCTGATGCTTTTTCTGGGTACCGCAAATCACCTATGCGTCAATTTGCTGATCACCGGGTTAAATACAACCGATGCATCGAAACGCGGTGCCATCATGGGGCTGAACAGTGCCGTGACCTATTTGGCTGTCTTTGCAGGAAATACGTTCTTCGGTGCTCTCTATCAGCATTGGGGTTATACGACGGTGCTATATACTGCGGTAGGGTTCGTGGTGATCTCCATCCTGTTTACGTTACAGATTAAAGAAACAACCAACCTGTGA
- a CDS encoding NPP1 family protein — protein sequence MLSGKKTSLAFSILFATFSSHADTFPKLNQTLPSGIDARAIAPVFDFDSDGCLPSAGVSRNGVQNGGLKPSGNITGGCRWSNFLDSSNTLHRYACVNSGGSRYCGSFYALYFLKDQILNGVNSGHRHDWEHVAIWTKNGVVTHGSYSAHGKLTTKDAASIDKQDGHLKFVYHKDGALTHAFRFSKTNEQAENPYKKFVTPDIISWYSMYGDGINNQELRNRLNAFDYGSASIPLKDNNFLNNLNNGRPAGYPEFTAASLTASK from the coding sequence ATGCTTTCAGGAAAGAAAACAAGTCTGGCATTCTCAATATTGTTCGCTACTTTTTCTTCGCATGCAGATACTTTCCCTAAATTAAACCAAACCTTGCCGTCTGGAATTGATGCACGGGCGATTGCACCGGTATTTGATTTTGATTCTGATGGTTGTCTTCCCAGCGCCGGAGTGAGCCGTAATGGTGTACAAAACGGTGGGCTTAAACCATCGGGAAATATAACAGGTGGGTGCCGATGGAGTAACTTTCTTGACTCATCAAATACACTGCACCGATATGCCTGTGTTAACTCTGGTGGTTCCCGTTATTGTGGCAGCTTCTACGCGCTCTATTTTTTAAAAGATCAGATACTGAACGGTGTAAATTCAGGCCACCGCCATGATTGGGAACATGTTGCGATCTGGACTAAAAATGGCGTAGTAACGCATGGTAGCTACAGTGCTCATGGTAAATTGACGACCAAAGATGCGGCGAGCATCGATAAACAGGATGGGCATCTGAAATTTGTTTATCACAAAGATGGTGCATTAACCCACGCTTTCCGTTTTTCTAAAACGAATGAACAAGCAGAAAATCCATATAAGAAATTTGTCACGCCAGATATTATCAGTTGGTATTCAATGTACGGTGATGGCATTAATAATCAGGAATTGCGGAACCGATTAAACGCGTTTGACTATGGATCGGCCTCGATTCCTCTTAAAGACAATAATTTCCTGAATAATCTGAATAATGGTCGGCCGGCTGGTTATCCAGAATTTACCGCTGCCAGCCTAACAGCATCAAAATAA
- a CDS encoding alpha/beta hydrolase: MQTTEIDLRLAEVSQQLTMVLVPGLRDSDDEHWQSHWERRFPHWHRIRQREWYQADLDRWVLAIRREIGVCTQPVILIGHSFGALASCHIVQQGQEGIAGVMLVAPAEPLRFEIDDRIQAAPLPVPALTFASHNDPLMSFTRAQYWAQAWNSELVDVGEAGHINAEAGFGPWEYGLTRLTEFSQALVANR; the protein is encoded by the coding sequence ATGCAGACAACAGAAATCGATCTGCGGCTTGCTGAAGTGAGCCAGCAGCTAACGATGGTACTGGTGCCAGGGTTGCGAGACAGCGATGACGAACACTGGCAAAGCCATTGGGAACGGCGTTTTCCTCACTGGCACCGTATACGTCAGCGGGAATGGTATCAGGCCGATCTGGACCGTTGGGTATTGGCGATCCGCCGTGAGATCGGCGTCTGTACACAGCCTGTGATTCTCATTGGTCACAGCTTCGGTGCATTGGCTTCCTGCCATATCGTGCAACAGGGTCAGGAAGGGATCGCCGGTGTCATGCTAGTGGCTCCTGCCGAGCCCCTGCGCTTTGAAATCGACGATCGCATTCAGGCAGCGCCGCTGCCGGTTCCTGCGCTGACATTTGCCAGCCATAACGATCCGTTAATGAGTTTCACTCGCGCCCAATACTGGGCGCAGGCGTGGAACAGTGAGTTAGTTGATGTCGGCGAGGCGGGGCATATTAATGCGGAAGCGGGGTTTGGTCCCTGGGAATATGGCCTGACAAGATTAACTGAGTTTTCGCAAGCGCTCGTTGCTAATCGTTAA
- the dbpA gene encoding ATP-dependent RNA helicase DbpA has protein sequence MSTTSFSSLALPAEQLSNLNELGYTDMTPVQAATLPAVLSGADVRAKAKTGSGKTAAFGIGLLDRIVVSDFTTQALVLCPTRELADQVSKELRRLARFAQNIKILTLCGGQPMGQQLDSLVHAPHIVVGTPGRIQDHLRKQSLSLDSLKVLVLDEADRMLDMGFTDAIDDVISYTPSDRQTLLFSATYPEEIEQISARVQRQPQRFEIADDVEESAIEQRFYETTKEQRLPLLIAILSHYQPASCVVFCNTKRDCQSVFDALDMRGISVSALHGDLEQRDRDQVLVRFANRSCRVLVATDVAARGLDIKELALVVNFELAFDPEVHVHRIGRTGRAGTQGLAVSLCTPQEMNRANLIEDYLGMRIKWTSADEISRSGEVALEPEMMTLCIDGGRKAKIRPGDILGALTGDAGLTAAEVGKIDMFPLHAYVAIRKASAKRALQQLQKGKIKGKSCKARLLK, from the coding sequence GTGAGCACAACCTCTTTTTCTTCCCTCGCGCTGCCGGCAGAGCAGTTATCCAATCTTAATGAACTGGGCTATACCGATATGACGCCCGTTCAGGCGGCGACGTTGCCAGCGGTTCTGAGCGGCGCGGACGTGCGGGCCAAGGCGAAAACCGGTAGCGGCAAGACGGCGGCATTCGGGATTGGGCTGCTGGATCGTATTGTCGTGAGCGACTTTACCACTCAGGCACTGGTGCTGTGTCCGACGCGTGAACTGGCCGATCAGGTTAGCAAAGAGCTGCGTCGTCTGGCGCGTTTTGCGCAAAACATTAAGATTTTGACACTGTGTGGCGGTCAGCCGATGGGGCAACAGCTCGATTCGCTGGTTCACGCTCCACATATTGTCGTCGGAACGCCAGGGCGTATTCAGGATCATTTACGCAAGCAGTCACTGTCTCTGGATAGCCTGAAAGTGCTGGTGCTGGATGAAGCGGATCGCATGCTGGACATGGGGTTCACTGACGCCATTGATGATGTGATTTCCTATACGCCGTCCGATCGTCAAACCCTGCTATTTTCCGCTACTTACCCGGAAGAGATCGAACAGATCAGCGCACGGGTTCAACGCCAGCCGCAACGTTTTGAGATTGCAGATGATGTGGAAGAGTCGGCCATTGAACAACGTTTCTATGAGACGACGAAAGAACAGCGGCTGCCGCTGCTGATTGCCATTCTGAGCCATTATCAGCCAGCATCCTGCGTGGTGTTTTGCAACACGAAGCGCGATTGCCAGAGCGTATTTGACGCACTGGACATGCGTGGGATTAGCGTATCGGCGCTGCATGGCGATCTGGAACAGCGCGATCGCGATCAGGTGCTGGTGCGTTTTGCTAACCGCAGCTGCCGCGTGCTGGTTGCAACCGATGTTGCGGCTCGCGGTCTTGATATCAAAGAGCTGGCGCTGGTGGTGAATTTTGAGCTGGCTTTCGATCCTGAAGTTCACGTGCACCGTATTGGCAGAACAGGGCGCGCGGGTACGCAGGGACTGGCTGTCAGCCTATGTACGCCACAGGAAATGAATCGCGCTAATCTGATTGAAGACTATCTCGGTATGCGCATTAAGTGGACGTCGGCGGATGAGATTAGCCGCAGTGGTGAGGTTGCGCTCGAACCTGAGATGATGACGCTGTGCATAGATGGTGGCAGAAAAGCCAAAATTCGTCCCGGTGATATTCTTGGCGCATTAACTGGCGATGCGGGATTAACGGCGGCGGAAGTTGGTAAAATAGATATGTTCCCGCTGCATGCGTATGTGGCTATCCGTAAAGCCAGTGCTAAACGTGCGTTGCAGCAGCTCCAGAAAGGCAAAATCAAAGGGAAAAGCTGTAAGGCTAGATTGTTAAAGTAA
- a CDS encoding molybdate ABC transporter substrate-binding protein, whose product MSDPLRLYAAGSLRLAFAPLLTTFSERYAVEVMSTFGPAGLLSEKIMHGDAVDIFASANCAHPLRLKTMGLAEETSVFTRNHLCIVMRNVPELTTQSWLMALLDPRFVLSTSTPGSDPGGDYAFQLFDRIERLHRGWGNQLRDKAKPLVGRGLDHAIPTGMTAGSYLIRTGQSDMHIGYASYLPLLLNQPDLHVVHLPDPYRIDAEYMLAIMKPARREARLLANYLLSPEGQDFLVNRGFASLF is encoded by the coding sequence ATGAGCGACCCTCTTCGCCTGTATGCTGCTGGCAGCCTACGCCTCGCGTTTGCTCCTTTGTTGACGACATTCAGTGAACGCTACGCGGTGGAGGTGATGTCGACTTTCGGTCCGGCCGGGCTATTGAGCGAAAAAATAATGCACGGCGACGCGGTAGATATTTTTGCATCGGCAAACTGTGCACATCCGCTGCGCTTGAAAACGATGGGGCTGGCGGAGGAAACCTCTGTGTTTACGCGCAATCACCTTTGCATCGTTATGCGTAATGTGCCAGAACTTACCACGCAATCCTGGCTGATGGCGCTGCTTGACCCGCGTTTTGTGCTTTCTACCTCAACGCCCGGCAGTGATCCCGGTGGGGATTATGCTTTTCAACTCTTTGATCGCATCGAACGCCTGCATCGGGGTTGGGGAAATCAGCTGCGGGACAAAGCGAAACCGTTAGTGGGTAGGGGGCTGGACCATGCGATTCCGACGGGGATGACGGCGGGGAGCTACCTGATTCGTACCGGGCAGAGTGATATGCACATTGGCTATGCCAGCTATCTGCCATTACTGCTCAATCAGCCGGATTTGCATGTGGTTCACTTACCCGATCCCTATCGGATTGATGCTGAGTACATGTTGGCCATCATGAAGCCAGCCCGACGTGAAGCACGACTGCTGGCGAACTACCTTTTGTCACCCGAAGGACAGGATTTTTTGGTGAATAGAGGGTTCGCCTCGTTGTTTTAG